A segment of the Desulfurococcus mucosus DSM 2162 genome:
GACTCTGAGCTGCCTAGCGTATTCGACGGCTTTTCCAGGATCCTCAAGGTAGAGCTCTGCGAACTTTATCCCGTTAGTGTTCAGCTGTATGTGTCTAACACCCTCCTCCCTTAGCAGTTTAACTATGTCGACCAAGTCCTCTCTCAGCAGGGGTTCTCCGCCTGTGAGCTGTATTGCAACCGTTACCCCCTGCTTCTTAATGCTCCTAACCATCCCTCTTATCTGCTCCAAGCTGGGCTCGTAGACGTATCCAGCGGCCTCAGAGTAGAAGAAGCAGTACCAGCAGGAGAGATTACACCTGTTCGTGACAACCATGTTGACTAATGCGGTGTGCTGCTTGTGCATGGGGCATAATCCACAGTTGAAGGGGCAGAGGGTTTTAACCTGCGTGTATATGTGTCTAGTACCCCTTCCATCCTCCGTGTACTTTGTAACCCTCTTGTAGAACTCTACATCCCCATAGTAGAGTTCCTCTATCTCCCCGTGCTCGGGGCATACCCTCCTGATGTAGACCTTCCCCTCCCTCTCAACTATGACTGCTGGGAGAACCCTGTAGCAGTATGGGCACACGCTTGCCGTAAGCGAGAGGGCTTCCTCGCCGCCGCGTAGCTTCGGGAGGGTGTAGGCTATTTCCCCAGGCTTCTTGGATAACTGCTGTAGGCTCAAATCACCCACCAGTAGACTTATAACATGTTTATAGTTGGCTGCGTTAAAAAGCTTTGGCCACGCATCCTTGGCAATCAATAATAGGGGTGACACTGTTATTTCACAGGGGTGCTCTCTCCATGGGTTTACTCTTGGTTGTGGCTGGTGTACCAGGCACCGGTAAGACGAGTGTTGCCAGGGAGCTGGCTTCTCTAACTGGTTTCCCACTGGTGGAGCTCGGGAGTTACGCGGTGGAGAAAGGGCTTGTTGCAGGCTTCGATGCTGAGACAGGTAGCTATGTGATCGATGAGGATGCATTGTCCCGCGAGGTCTCCGCGTTAGCGGAGAGTGTTGAGGGCCGTCTCATAGTCAGCACGCATTACCCTGAGATCCTGGAGCCAGATGTGGTTGAGAAAGTGTTTGTTTTAAGGGCTCACCCGCTCGTGCTCGCGGAGAGGCTTGAGTCAAGGGGGTGGGGTAGGAGGAAGATAAATGAGAACGTTATGGCCGAGATACTGGGTGTAGTCTCATACAATGCTGTTGAAGCCTTCGGGGAGGGAAAGGTATACGAGGTGGATACATCAAACGCGTCTCCAGGCGAGGTAGCCAGGCTGATAGTAGGCGTGTTAGAGGGGAGGGTTAACCTGGCCCCAGGCATCAGGATAGATTGGCTGCCAATACTTCCCCCAGAAGTATTGTCGAGGTTCGACAACTATGAGTAGCCGCGGAGGCTTCACGCTTGCCTCATGGAGCCAGCTCGAGAAAATGGTGTCCAGGGTAGATGTAGTGTTAATGGTGCTCGACTCAAGGGATCCCTTGAGCACCTTCAGCAGGAGACTGGAGTCCATGGTGGAGAGGAATGGGAGGAAACTCATCCTCGTGTTGAACAAGGCGGACCTGGTTCCAAGGAGTGTCGCCGAGGAGTGGAAGGAGTACTTCACTGAGAAAGGGTATACAACAGTCTACATGGCTGCGGCAAGACACATGGGTACATTGAGGCTGAGGAGAACCATACGTAGGGTGGCACCGTCACTGCCGACACTGGTGGCTGTAGCAGGGTACCCCAAGGTAGGGAAGTCCTCCATAATCAACGGGTTGAAGGGAAGGCACTCGGCATCCACAAGCCCATACCCTGGGAGCCCTGGTTACACGAGGCATTTCCAGGTTTACAGGGTTGACAAGGATATAATGGTCGTCGACTCCCCCGGTGTAATACCTGTTGAAGGCGGGGAGCTCGAGATGGTTATAAGGGGCTTTCCCCCGGAGAAGCTCGACGACCCTGTGCCGCCCGCGGTGAAGCTCATAGAGAGGATACTACGCTACCATCCAGACGCCTTTAAGAAGGCATACGGTATAGCTGAAACCAACCCCCTGAGGATCCTGGAGGAGCTCGCTGTTAAACGCGGCTGGTTCTACAAGGCGACAAGGGAGCCCTTGATAGAGGAGGCTGCTAGAACCATTATAAGGAACTATCATGATGGGCGGATACCGTTTTATATAAGGCCTTCACAGATACTAGGTGGCGGGGGAGCCCTTAATGATAAAGGTGAGGGTGGCGGGGGAGCAGTCACCTAGGATCGTGGAGGCCGCGGGGATACGTGTCTCCGAGCTGCTTGAACGCCTCGGCTTATCGAGGTCGGAGCACATTGTTTTAAGGAACGGGGTCCCGTTGACGGAGGACGAGGTCCTCGGGGACGGTGACGAAGTCCTAGTCTACCTGGTTAAGTCGGGTGGTTGAGCCGGGTGGTATAGGTGGCTCTAAGCGAGGAGGAATTGGAGAGGTATAGTAGGCAGCTGCCCATTATAGGCGTGGAGGGGCAGGCGAAGCTCAAGAACACGAGCATCCTGGTTGCCGGGGCAGGCGGGCTTGGGTCAGCCGTACTATACTATTTGACCGCGGCTGGAGTAGGCAGGATAATATTCATAGACGAGGGCCTAGTCGAGTTAAGCAACCTTCAGAGACAGATACTCTACACTGTGGACGACATAGGTAGGTCGAAGGTCACGGCGGCATATGAAAGACTGCGCAGACTGAACCCGAACGTGCTCCTGGAACCGGTGCAGGCCTCCATAACCAGGGAACTACTAGACGAGGTGATGCAGCGCGTCGACATAGTTGTCGATGCACTCGACAACTGGGAGACACGCTTCACCCTGGATGAGGCGGCGTGGAGGCACGGTAAGCCCCTGGTCCACGCTGGGGTTGGAGAACACTATGGCCAGTTAACGGTGGTCATACCTGGTAAAACCCCTTGCCTGAGATACTTGTTCCATGGGGTTAGAGCCAGGGAGAAGGGTAGGGTAATAGTCATGCCACACATACCGGGCTTACTGGGACTGCTTGAGGTCAACGAGGTCTTCAAACTGATCCTAGGGTACGGCGACGTGATGGCCGGCAGAATACTCCTCTTCAACGCTAAAGCCCCCTCTATAGAGGTTATCGAGGTGAAGTGCGGCGACTTCGAGAAGCACTGCGGTAAGCCGGGTGCGGTGGTCGAGGGGCTTAGCCACCCATCTCAGGGGTTACAAGCGTGATCCTGTCGCCATCCTTTAACGGTGTCTCGGGTGAGAGGACGGGTTTGCCGTTGACCAGGGTTACAAATATGTAGTGCCCGTTAATGTATCTCTCGTAGAGCACCGGGTTCGTGCGCTCACTTAGAGCACGTATAGCATCCTTCAGAGTCGAGTTCTCCGGCAACTCTAGTTCAGCCATGTTTACACCGGCGTAGTCGCTGGCTCTCCCGAGCACTACGAGTGTAACCCTCATGCCCCCGGCCCCCGTTAACAAGTATTTTCTTCCACCCTCTTAAGCTCTCCCATGGTTCCGGCTTGAAGCCCTGGATTCAACCCCCCAGGAACTCCTCGACAACCACCACTGTATCCCCTTTCCTGACGACGCGCCTCATGTCCTCTACTAGCCTCCCGTTGACGAGGACTAGGACTCCATCGCTTGAGAGCTCGTTCCTCAGCTTCTCCAGGATCACCTGTACCTCAGCCTCTTCAGCGTCGACCTCCACCTCTATGTTCCTTGGAAGTAGTTTAACCTTGATCAAGGCTTCCTCGCCGAGGACTGCTGCCTGTCGAAATACATGTTCTTTCCCCTGATGGATAAGGGCACCCCGTAGACTATGTCCGCGTCAAGTAGCCCGAGCTCCTGGGCTGCAACGCCGACTGAGAACATTATTCTGTTGTCGATGTTGAGCATGGAGGCTGTTTTAACGGCTGAGCCGAGTGCTATACCCAGGTTCACCACCGAGTTAACTGTGTCAGCGTCGAGGAGCCACTTATCCGGCTTAACTAGGCTGAGCTTTACGAGTCTACAGCCAATCAACACTACTGCGTCGCTGCCCGCAACACTGTCGGCATCCCTTTCGAAGAACGCTCCATACCTTCCTGCAAGCTCCCTCATCTTCGCCGCCAGCTTCTCCAGGATCCCTTTATCGGTCACCACCATGCAAACGATGTTGTCTACTCCACGGGCCTTCGGCGCGGTCTTAGCTGAGGCAACCATTAGCACAGCAACGGCTTCCACAGCCTTCTTAACGGCGTCCCCTTCATCGATCAACATGCTCCACCACGATACACTCTACATGCCCTTGTATTTAAGCATCCTGGAGGAGCCCGGAGGATACGGGTACGCATCCCCTGCATGCTTCACATGCCTCGTATAGGAGTGCATGGCTGATGCATGTGTCACGTGATCACTAGGGGTAGTTAATCGCTTATTAACTGTAGCGGAGGGCAGTTAACCAGTGATCCATCCACGTCGAGGACGCATCCACCAGCTAAAGGAACCCCCTGTTGAAAAACCCGTGGAAGAGTATTAAACCGTGGTCGAGGGGTAAGCGTGCAGGATCACGGCACACGTGACCAGGAATCGGACTCTGAAACATGGATCAATGCAGGTAACACCCATACAGGTGTATCAGTAGCCCAGACCCCTGTTACACCTAGGTCAATAATGCAGCCCTCTACATGATCACCCTGTATCAGTAATACCCATATAGCATGTAACAGAGACACGAGCGAAGAATCCAGGACACAGTTAACGGCATCGCGACATCAGATTTGAAAACCGTATAAACAAATGAAACAAGTATAGCATGCAAAGCATGGTAATACCCATGACCAGGACCCCCACGGTGCTTCAGTGAAATGATCTAGGTGTAGCATGGCACAGTCTACATGATCACCCTTCAAGGGTAATACTCACCGGTTTAGGCATATTTATCCATGTCTTGGAGCCGTGTGCATTAACACGGCTTACTATACATGTATTGCTACATGCAGCAAGCCAACATCACATGGTTAAATAAGCGGTGCAGTAATACCCTTACGCCACAACCCAGGGACACCGACCCCGTTAAACCTGGGTGCATCAACCAGGGCACTACGTGATCACCCCTCGAAAGTATTACCCATGATATCGTGTCACAGGGTTGCATTGCTTAAGACACCGGCGTGCATCGAGGACACTGTGCCATGTATTAAGCCAACGGCTCAAAACATGCACGAATACGATGAGCCGTGGAATGCAACGGGCTCCCACACTTATTCGAATCCACGTTCACTGCGCGCTGGGTCTCCAGGAGTGTTTCAGTATCCACAGGAGCAGGGATGTTAAAAAGCACCGGGCTTTCGCCAGCTCGCCTTGAGGGCGGGTTTTTCAGCTGTAGTCATGTAGAACCTCGAGGATCACCTTGGCAACCTTCTTGAAGGCTTCGCCGAGCTCCTCGGTACCTAGTATGGATTGATCCCCTTGGACCAGGTTGTTGCTTACGATGAGCACTGATGCTGCGTGTAGTTTCCTCAGCCAGCTAAGCGTGTAGAGTATAGCTGTCTCCATATCCACGGCTGCGACCCCGTAGCCTCTGAGCTCCTCGATCAACCCCTCTGTTTCAGCGTGGAGTGCGTCGCTCGTGAAGACTGGGGCAACCCATGTTTTCACCCCGGATCCCTTTAACGCATCAATAATCCTGGCTGCTAGAACAGGGTGTGGTGACGCAGGCGGTGTTAAATCCCTCATGTACATTGATGTAGCGCAGCCGCCTATCCTGCAGAGGGCGGTTGACGCAAGGATCACGTCTCCTACACGTATCTCATGCTGAATGGATCCAGCAGTGCCCAGTCTCACCACTACATTGACTCCCAGGCGGTGTAACTCCTCAACCACTATGCTTGCTGATGGCGCACCTATGCCGTGGGTCACGATCGATATCCTTTCACCCCTGTATTTCCCGATAGCGTAGACGTATCCCCTGACACCCGTCTTCACCACTGGCTCCTCGAGCAGTGTTGAGAGGAGTTCAACTCTATGAGGGTCGCCTACGATCAGCGCTGAACGCCCCATTCCCCCAGGGGGCTCCTTGATCAGTACATTGCCAACCATGCAGGATCACTCCTTGATGTAGGGCTTGCCCAGCGCCCTAGGCATCTGTATCTTCTTCATCACAAGCGTTATCACCAGTATTGTCGCCAGGTAGGGCATCATCTTAAACAGGTATGTTTCAGCCGTAAACTGCCTGCCAAGAAGCGACTGGAGCTCTATGGGAACACTTATAGATAGAGCCTCGAAGAACCCGAAGAGCAGTGCCCCTGCCACCGCCATAGCTGGATTCCAGTTGCTGAAGGCCTCGTTCGCCAACGCTATGAACCCTCTTCCAGCAGTGGTAGCCCTCGTGTAGTTGCCAAACCATTCAGCAGAGAGGTAGACCCCACCGAGACCCATGAGAATGGAGCCTATCACTGTTGCAAGCACCCTGACCCTGAACACGTTGACACCCATGGCTTCAGCCGCCCTAGGCTCGTCGCCGCAGGCCTTCAGGATCAATCCATACCTGGTTTTCTCGAGGATAAACCATTCGGCCACACCGATGATGAACGCTAGTATTGAGAACACTGGGATGATGAAGGGTTTTCCAGCAATGTTGAACTGTAGGCTCTGTATCTTCCCTATCTGCGGTGTCTGAGAGTAGTCTCCCCAAGTGATCGCCATGAGCACTATGGTCAACCCATACGCGACCATGTTGAGTCCGACGCCTGCTATAACCTGGTCGCTCCTCAAGTAGGCTGCAAGCAACCCGTGGAGTAAGCCGATGAGGCCACTGATAAGCAGGGCTGCAACAGCTCCGGCTAGGAGGCTCCCTGTCGCCAGGGTGAAGTAGACTGTTGAGAAAGCTGACACTATGAATACTCCTTCAACACCTATGTTGACTACACCGCTCTTCTCGTTGACTATGGCTCCCAGGGCACCGAAGAGTATGACTGTAGCGGAGAACAGGGTGTTTTCAACCAGGGCCGTGATGAAATCTATCATTCTCCTCCCCTCCGCATCCTTGAAGCTATCAGCTCGTACACGTATGTAGCTGATAGAGCCATTACCACTACGCCTATGACTACATCGGTCAAGTAGGGCGGTGCACCCGTGCGTAGTTCAACCCATTGACCGCCGAACTGTAGCCCGCTTATGAATAAGCCGGCTAACACTATCCCGATCGGGTTGTTTCTACCAAGCAACCCTATGCCTATTCCCAGGAATCCGAGACCATGTATCGATGACATGGTTGTGTCAATGGAGTATATTGTTGAAACCACGAATAATGCGCCGCCGAGCCCTGCGATACCCCCGGCGAGAGCCATGGTTGATAACAGTGTTCTCCCAATGTTGAAGCCGGCGTAGAGGGAGGCCTTGGGGTTTAACCCCACGGCA
Coding sequences within it:
- a CDS encoding ABC transporter permease — its product is MIDFITALVENTLFSATVILFGALGAIVNEKSGVVNIGVEGVFIVSAFSTVYFTLATGSLLAGAVAALLISGLIGLLHGLLAAYLRSDQVIAGVGLNMVAYGLTIVLMAITWGDYSQTPQIGKIQSLQFNIAGKPFIIPVFSILAFIIGVAEWFILEKTRYGLILKACGDEPRAAEAMGVNVFRVRVLATVIGSILMGLGGVYLSAEWFGNYTRATTAGRGFIALANEAFSNWNPAMAVAGALLFGFFEALSISVPIELQSLLGRQFTAETYLFKMMPYLATILVITLVMKKIQMPRALGKPYIKE
- a CDS encoding HesA/MoeB/ThiF family protein, whose product is MALSEEELERYSRQLPIIGVEGQAKLKNTSILVAGAGGLGSAVLYYLTAAGVGRIIFIDEGLVELSNLQRQILYTVDDIGRSKVTAAYERLRRLNPNVLLEPVQASITRELLDEVMQRVDIVVDALDNWETRFTLDEAAWRHGKPLVHAGVGEHYGQLTVVIPGKTPCLRYLFHGVRAREKGRVIVMPHIPGLLGLLEVNEVFKLILGYGDVMAGRILLFNAKAPSIEVIEVKCGDFEKHCGKPGAVVEGLSHPSQGLQA
- a CDS encoding purine-nucleoside phosphorylase — its product is MVGNVLIKEPPGGMGRSALIVGDPHRVELLSTLLEEPVVKTGVRGYVYAIGKYRGERISIVTHGIGAPSASIVVEELHRLGVNVVVRLGTAGSIQHEIRVGDVILASTALCRIGGCATSMYMRDLTPPASPHPVLAARIIDALKGSGVKTWVAPVFTSDALHAETEGLIEELRGYGVAAVDMETAILYTLSWLRKLHAASVLIVSNNLVQGDQSILGTEELGEAFKKVAKVILEVLHDYS
- a CDS encoding MoaD/ThiS family protein, whose product is MIKVKLLPRNIEVEVDAEEAEVQVILEKLRNELSSDGVLVLVNGRLVEDMRRVVRKGDTVVVVEEFLGG
- a CDS encoding GTPase is translated as MSSRGGFTLASWSQLEKMVSRVDVVLMVLDSRDPLSTFSRRLESMVERNGRKLILVLNKADLVPRSVAEEWKEYFTEKGYTTVYMAAARHMGTLRLRRTIRRVAPSLPTLVAVAGYPKVGKSSIINGLKGRHSASTSPYPGSPGYTRHFQVYRVDKDIMVVDSPGVIPVEGGELEMVIRGFPPEKLDDPVPPAVKLIERILRYHPDAFKKAYGIAETNPLRILEELAVKRGWFYKATREPLIEEAARTIIRNYHDGRIPFYIRPSQILGGGGALNDKGEGGGGAVT
- a CDS encoding DUF2148 domain-containing protein, producing MLIDEGDAVKKAVEAVAVLMVASAKTAPKARGVDNIVCMVVTDKGILEKLAAKMRELAGRYGAFFERDADSVAGSDAVVLIGCRLVKLSLVKPDKWLLDADTVNSVVNLGIALGSAVKTASMLNIDNRIMFSVGVAAQELGLLDADIVYGVPLSIRGKNMYFDRQQSSARKP
- a CDS encoding MoaD/ThiS family protein, coding for MIKVRVAGEQSPRIVEAAGIRVSELLERLGLSRSEHIVLRNGVPLTEDEVLGDGDEVLVYLVKSGG
- a CDS encoding adenylate kinase family protein → MGLLLVVAGVPGTGKTSVARELASLTGFPLVELGSYAVEKGLVAGFDAETGSYVIDEDALSREVSALAESVEGRLIVSTHYPEILEPDVVEKVFVLRAHPLVLAERLESRGWGRRKINENVMAEILGVVSYNAVEAFGEGKVYEVDTSNASPGEVARLIVGVLEGRVNLAPGIRIDWLPILPPEVLSRFDNYE
- a CDS encoding MoaD/ThiS family protein gives rise to the protein MRVTLVVLGRASDYAGVNMAELELPENSTLKDAIRALSERTNPVLYERYINGHYIFVTLVNGKPVLSPETPLKDGDRITLVTPEMGG